One window from the genome of Hippoglossus hippoglossus isolate fHipHip1 chromosome 6, fHipHip1.pri, whole genome shotgun sequence encodes:
- the LOC117763659 gene encoding protein inscuteable homolog yields the protein MASDRMATPQSSSRQSSSLSSSPMSTRIQSLQVDSVQRWMEDLRHMTEVECMCVLQAKPIGVEEDSQQGELIVGAGLGAGDHVARNNLQILLRRALVVSTELGKMFQRLEKGRWQRVHSTAVRANCHVRSLVHEYSAARSTPPEMQKYETTLLEKCMELTNITERCLHTDDEFFLKSMREAIHEILTDVSDSFSNMIDMALANEIRVLIKQIESSDSVHIIGSAISNLLSLTQDGPQLCSIIAKEGAVVALFKICRQDRFKDLYAHALRTVASICCVEEGINQLDKVDGILCLADILTDDSSVEAARAEAAAVVAQITSPHHTSTQHLASFLESMHDIVTSLIKLCESASCGEVFLLASAALANITFFDSMACEILLQLNAVHILLQACNDRQRVDTPYSKDQVVTILANLSVLEQCAAEVLQEQGTERLLLLLGEKPSSSSPSEGAACERVQQKAAVTLARLSRDPDVAQTAIQLKAVPLLIELCRSPTERNNSDSVLVACLAALRRLAAGCPDSIEAADHQQLIKPRLVDSFLLCSNMEESFV from the exons CACCCGGATTCAATCTCTCCAGGTCGACTCTGTGCAGCGATGGATGGAGGACCTCCGCCACATGACGGAGGTGGAGTGCATGTGCGTCCTCCAGGCCAAACCCATCGGGGTGGAGGAGGACTCCCAGCAAGGAGAGCTGATCGTGGGCGCTGGGCTCGGTGCAGGGGACCATGTTGCCAGGAACAACCTGCAGATACTCCTCCGCCGAGCGCTGGTGGTCAGCACTGAGCTCGGCAAGATGTTCCAGCGGCTGGAGAAAGGACGCTGGCAGAGGGTCCACAGCACGGCCGTACGAGCCAACTGCCATGTTCGCTCGCTGGTGCATGAGTACAGCGCCGCCAGGAGTACCCCACCTGAGATGCAGAAG TATGAAACAACTTTACTGGAGAAGTGCATGGAGCTGACTAATATTACAGAGAG GTGCCTTCACACCGATGATGAATTCTTCCTTAAATCCATGAGAGAGGCCATTCATGAGATCCTCACTGATGTCAGTGACTCATTCAGCAACATGATCGACATGGCCTTAGCCAATGAGATCAGG GTCCTGATCAAACAGATCGAATCGTCGGACAGCGTTCACATCATCGGCAGTGCCATTAGCAACCTGTTGTCCCTCACACAGGACGGACCTCAGCTCTGCAGCATCATTGCCAAG GAAGGAGCTGTGGTGGCCCTGTTTAAGATCTGCAGGCAGGACCGCTTTAAAGACCTCTATGCTCACGCTCTGAGAACTGTGGCCTCCATCTGCTGCGTGGAGGAGGGCATCAACCAACTCGACAAG GTGGATGGGATCCTGTGCCTGGCGGACATCTTGACCGATGACAGCAGCGTGGAAGCAGCCCGGGCCGAGGCGGCGGCGGTCGTGGCTCAGATCACCTCGCCTCACCACACGTCCACGCAGCACCTCGCCAGCTTCCTGGAGAGCATGCACGACATCGTCACCTCGCTCATCA AGTTGTGTGAGAGCGCCTCCTGTGGTGAGGTGTTCCTCCTTGCGTCCGCAGCCTTGGCCAACATCACCTTCTTTGACAGCATGGCCTGTGAGATTCTCCTGCAGCTCAACGCCGTCCACATCCTGCTGCAGGCCTGCAATGACAGACAGAGGGTCGACACACCCTACTCCAAAGACCAG GTGGTGACCATCTTGGCAAACCTCTCAGTCTTAGAGCAGTGTGCAGCTGAAGTCCTGCAGGAGCAAG GAACAGAGcgattgctgctgctgctgggagagaaACCATCCTCCTCCAGTCCATCAGAGGGCGCCGCCTGCGAGCGTGTCCAGCAGAAAGCTGCCGTCACTCTGGCCCGTCTTAGCAGAGACCCTGATGTGGCCCAAACAGCCATCCAGCTGAAAG CGGTTCCTCTTCTCATTGAGCTGTGTCGTTCCCCTACTGAGAGAAATAACAGCGACTCAGTGCTGGTCGCCTGCCTG gctgcCCTGAGGAGACTGGCAGCAGGGTGTCCAGACAGCATCGAGGCAGCGGACCACCAGCAGCTCATCAAACCGCGGCTGGTCGACtccttcctgctgtgttctaacatggaggagagctTTGTATGA